The Shewanella algae DNA segment TTGATAATCGGCTGAAACAGTGCGGTGATATCCTCTTTATCCAACACACTTCTCAGCTCAGCAATCCTGTCTATGGCCATCAAACTGCAATACCTCACCAGGCCCCAAATCGGATAGAGTCTAGGTGTTGCAAGTGACACTAAGATGACAAAGCCGGACTTGACCCGGCTTATCGGGGTGATTTTGCAGTTTGAACTCTTGCTACTTACTCTGCTGTTTAAATTTTTGCAGCGTCTGCAGCAAGACCGCCAGTTTCGGCAGCAGCGCCTCCAGCTGTTCCGGGGTGGGTGCCGTTTCGGCTTCAAGATCCGCTACCGCCTGTGCCAGCTCCTGTACATAAGGGAGGAAGCGATTACTGCATGTGGTAAAGCCTTGCTCTTGGGTGAATACGGCAGAAAACTTTCCATGGCCGGCCTGTTGCAGCTGATCCAGACGGTTATCGGCATCGACAGCCTGACGGTAAGCGGTCTGCAGATTGGCTTTCAGTTGCTCAATGACCTTGGTGTATGGCATAACAGCCTCTAACTGGTGAACTTTGGCTGAAATTATAAGGAACAGGGATGCGCGCAACAAGTCGACTGCTGTGGATCTTCTTCGGATGTGGCTTGCTTTTAAGCGGTATGGCCCAAGCTAGAGATGGCGACAAGCCGCCTTTCCATCAGCTGGAGTTTGCCGGCAAGACGGCTTTTCTCATGGGATCAGTGCATGTCGGCCAGACCGACTTCTATCCACTGCCAAACCAGATAGAGCAGGCCTATCGCCACGCCGGTGCTCTGGTGTTGGAAGCCGATGTCCGCGATCCTGCGGCGCAGCAGTTGCTGCAGAAGTATGGCTTGAAGGCCGCAACACCGGATGAGGAAACCCAGACGCTGCTGCAGGGATACTGTGGCGGCAAGCCTTTGTGCCGGCAATTGGCTATGATGTCCCCCTGGTTGCAGTCGGTACAGATCAGTATGCAGCGCTTCGTGGAGCTGGGTTATCAACCCAGCCTGGGTGTGGAACAGTATCTGTTGGATGGGGTCGGTGACAGACCCGTGCTGGAGCTGGAAAGTACAGAAATGCAGTTGGCACTGCTGGACTCGCTGGCGCTGGAGCACCAGTGGAGTATGGTTAGGGAGAGTATTCGCGGCGAAGATCGGGAGATCCAGGCGCTGATCACGGCTTGGCGCAGCGGTAATGAAAAAGCGTTGGCCGAGTTGATGTTGCATCAGCTGTCCACCGAAGGTGAAGACGTATTGCTGGAAAAACTGCTGTGGCAGCGTAACCAAGGCATGGCCGAGCGCCTGTTGAGTCTAATGGGTTCCAATCAGGCGCCACTATTTGTGGCCGTCGGTGCCGGGCATCTGGCCGGTAAAAAGAGCCTACTCGAGTATTTGCATAAAGCCGGAGTCAGCAGCCGTAACTGCTGGCGGCAAAGCTGTGATATACCGCCCGGCGAGGCAAACTGAGGCGCTGGGGTCTATACTTGCTGTGCTTGGACACAGGGAGTTGAGATGCAAGGCATTAGCGAGGCGTACAAGGGGTTTGAAGGAACAGTTCGTCAGTGGGATGAACGTTTTGGCAAGGTGGTTGCCAGGGTCGATCCCGGCGATTTTTATATTACAGGTGCCGATGAGTACATTTTTACCCGCTTGGGGTCTTGTGTGGCGGCTTGTATCTGGGACCCCGTACTCGGCATAGGTGGCCTGAATCATTTTCTGTTACCCGAGCGCAAACTTCACGAAGATTGGCACCAACTGACCAGCTACAGCTGCCGCTACGGCAACTGGGCCATGGAGCAGTTGATCAATGCCATACTCTGTGTCGGTGGTCAGCGACACAGATTACAGGCCAAAGTATTCGGCGGCGCCAGAATGGGCCAAAGCAGTGTGCTGAATGTCGGCCAGTCCAACATAGATTTTGTACTGCGTTATCTCGAACTCGAGCAGATCCCAGTGCAGGCGGAGGATTTGGGCGGCCCTTGGCCGCGTAAGGTGATGTTTCACCCCAACAGTGGCAAGGTCTTGCTCAAGCACATGGATCCCGAACGCCTGGCGCAGCTGGTGCCGGAAGAGAACCGTTATCTGGATCAGATAGTGGATGGCAAAGATCAACCCTCGATCGAGTTGTTCGGCCCGGATGCCTTGTGAGCAATGAAATGCACGTAGCGGCCCAGAGAAAGATAGGGCTGCTGGCGTGAGTATTTCAGCTCCATCTCCAGCAGTTGCTGGAAGTCGAAATTATCCGGCAAGCTCTTTTTAAGATAGTCATGGATGACTCTTACCCCGGATTCACACCTCAACTCCAGTTGCCACTCGTTAAACCAAGCTTGTACATCGGCTATTTGCAGCGGATGTTTCGGGCTGAGGCGGACTTTTTTGCGGGTCTGCAGATCGGCAGCCACATAGTCGAGATTGCCCGACACCAAGGCGTGAAAGCGCATCGCTTCCTTATTGAAAAACATCAGTGAAAACAGGCCGTCATCTTTCAAGAGTGACAGCAAGCCTGCCAGCGTCCCCTTGGCATCATGCAACCATTCGGCAACCGCATGGCAGAGGATAAGGTCGAACTGGCCCAGTTCCGTTACGTTCAGCTCCTGAATGGCGCAGTGCAGCAGTTGAATATCCAAGGGCTCGGCCGAGGCGGCAATCTGCTCTTTGGCTTGTTCCAGCATGGCCGAGGAGATGTCGCAAAGTGCGACTTCATGCCCCATGGCCGCCAGTTTTTGACTGAAAAAACCGAAACCGCCACCGGCATCCAGTACTCTGAGTTTACGGCCGGCAAAATAGGGTAACTGTTCCTGCAGATCGCGCCAGAGTACCGCAGCTCTGATCTGCCCTTTGGGGGTTCCATAAATATTGTTGGCGAACTTTTGCGCCAGCTTGTCAAAGTTCTGATCTTGCACTTTGGAGGGTTCTGAATGACTTGAAGGCATATAGTGTCTCACAAGCCGCAGCCCTTGGCATCAGGCCCAAGCGCTTATGGTGGACAGATCGCAAAATCATAGATAGCTCCGAAAACGGCAGGGATGAGGTATAATGCTCGGCTTGGAATACTCAAGGTGGGCTTTTTGGTTATGGAATTCAGTGTCGAACTGCGAACAATGCCTTCGTTGTTTTCGCTGTATCGCAAGATTTTTTTCGGGCGAAAGCCTGGCTGGGACAACCAGCCTTTACCTCGTATCAGCGTTAATACTCCCGGCGTGGCTTTGGAGCCCGGCAAGGTGGCCGACTACGCTCAGGTGTGTGGCTTCGAGTTTGATGGCAAAACTCTGCCGCCTACCTATCTGTATGTGATGGCCTTCAGGTTACATGCGGTGATCTTTACCCATGACGCCATCACTTTTCCTCTGCTGGGAATGATCCACCTGCGTAACCGTATCAGTCAGTTTCGCAGTGTTACCCTTGATGAGCGTTTCGATATCGACTGTCGCCTCACCGACAGCCGAGAGACAGATTCCGGGCTGGAGTTTGACCTTATTTCCAGGGTGACTGTGGCTGGAGAGCTGGTGTGGGAATCCTTGTCTACTTATCTGTATCGCATAGATAAGCCGGGGCGCAGGGCAAGACCACCCAAGGCCGGGGATATTCAGTGGGAAAACCCCAGTGTCTGGGAGTTGGGTGACGACTTGGGTCGGCGTTATGCCAGAGCCTCGGGTGACTATAACCTGATCCATCTGCATCCCTTGCTTTCCAAGCGTTTTGGTTTCGACCGGGTGCTGGCCCATGGTATGTGGTCCAAGGCCCGCTGCGTGGCTCAGTTGATGCCTGAGCTGGGCAATAGGCCCTGTGTCATTGACGTGGCGTTCAAGTTGCCGCTGTTTATGCCGGCCAGTGTTTGCTTCTGCGCCGAGGCCATGGAGCAGGGCTATAAGTTTGAACTCAGAGATCAGAAAGGGCGCAGGCCGCATCTTTGTGGTGAGATCTCCCTGCTCTGAGCTGTCGGGGCCTAGGTTTCCCGCCTTGGCCCCTGTTTGGCTCCATTATTCCTGCGCCCGCTATTTTCCCTCCGTTCGGAAACTGTTTTTCGGCCAACTCTTGCCAGAGATTTCTTGACCCAGATTAAGGTATTGCTGAATAAAGAGGGCTCCGACTTTAGCTTGAAGCTGGAATGGCCTAGTATGCGGGTCCTTTGATCTATTTGCTTTGGCCCTTGTGGGAGTTTTACTGAATGTTGAAGGACATAGAGATCTCTAGAATGACGCCGAGGCGTCCCATTGAGCATATCGCTACTGAGTTGGGGCTGCGTCCCGGTGAATTCAGCTGTTACGGCGACCACAAGGCAAAAATCCCGCTGTCGTTGCTCGAACGGGTCTATGACTATCTGCCCGGTAAGCTGATTCTGGTGACTGCGATAACGCCTACGTCACACGGTGAAGGCAAGACGGTGACCAGCATAGGTTTGACCCAGGCCCTGCATGCGCTCGAACACAAGGTCTGCGCCTGTTTGCGCCAGCCCAGTATGGGGCCGGTCTTTGGCGTCAAGGGTGGGGCTGCCGGCGGCGGTTATGCCCAGATAGTGCCGATGGAAGAACTGAATTTGCATCTTACCGGGGACATTCACGCCATTACCAGCGCCCACAACCTGGCCGCCGCCGCGCTGGATGCCAGGCTGCATCACGAACAACGCCTCGGGGCGGCAGAGTTCAGCCGTCGCAGTGGCTTGGATGCGCTCAATATCGATCCGGAAAAGCTTTTTTGGCACAGGGTGATGGATCACAATGATCGCAGCCTGCGGCAAATTCAGGTAGGGCTGGGAAATAACAATGGCCCTGAGCATGAGTCTGGCTTTGATATCACCGCCGCCTCGGAGCTGATGGCCATTTTGGCCCTGAGTCGCGATCTTGCCGATATGCGCCGCCGTGTCGGCCAGGTGTTGCTGGCACTCGATACCTCCGGACAGGCCATCACAGCCGAGCGGCTCGGGGTTGCCGGTGCCATGTGCGCCATTTTGCGTCAGGCGCTGGAGCCGACATTGATGCAGACCCTCAACGGCGCCCCTTGTCTTATCCACACCGGGCCTTTTGCCAATATCGCCCATGGCAACTCCTCTATCATTGCCGACGAAATGGCGCTGAAACTCAGCGACTATGTGGTCACTGAAGGCGGCTTTGGCTCGGATATGGGCTTTGAGAAGTTCTGCAATATCAAGGCGCCGATTTCCGGGCGTCAGCCGGATTGCACCGTCTTGGTGGCGACCTTGAGAGCGCTTAAGAGTAATGCCGGGCTCAAGGGGGAGGCAGTAAGCCGGCCTAACCAACAGGCACTGGAGCAGGGCTTTGCCAACCTGGCCTGGCACCTGGCCAATGTGCGCCGCTACGGCACACCTGTGGTGGTGGCCGTCAACCGTTTTCCCGAGGATACCGAGCAGGAGCTTGAGTGGCTGAGGCAGGCCTGCCTCGCCGAGGGCGCCGATGCTTGTGAACTCAGTGAGGCCTTTGCCCTAGGTGCCGATGGCGCCAAGTCCCTGGCCGAGTCGGTATTGGCGGCCATAGGCAAGGGCTATGGCTTCAAGCCTCTCTATGACCCTTCGCTTGGACTCGAGGCCAGTCTGGCAACCTTGGCCGAGCTTGGTTATGGTGCGGCCGGGGTAGAGTTGTCGGCCAAGGCCCGTGAGCAACTGGCAGAGATCCGGCGTCTTGGCGCAGACAAGCTGCCTGTGTGTATGGCCAAGACGCCTATGTCTATCAGCCACGATCCCAAACTCAAGGGGGCACCCAGCGGTTTTACCCTGCCAATCACTGAGCTTAGGCTTAACGCCGGAGCCGGTTTTGTCACCGCTTTGGTGGGCAAGGTGATGACCATGCCTGGGCTGGGTTTGAATCCAGGCTACCTGCATATCGATATCAATGAGCAGGGTGAAGTGATGGGGCTTTAACTCGATAACAACCAAGGGCGCAGATGCGCCCTTGGTTGTATTGGATCCTGCCGCGCCGATTTAACCGCGATAGAAGTGTACGTCCCGCTGCGGGAATGGAATACTGATCCCTTCCTCGTCGAAACGCATCTTCACCGCCCGGGTGATGTCCCAGTAAACTTCCCAATAGTCTTCCGGCCTGACCCAGGGGCGCACCACAAAGTCCA contains these protein-coding regions:
- a CDS encoding TraB/GumN family protein; translation: MRATSRLLWIFFGCGLLLSGMAQARDGDKPPFHQLEFAGKTAFLMGSVHVGQTDFYPLPNQIEQAYRHAGALVLEADVRDPAAQQLLQKYGLKAATPDEETQTLLQGYCGGKPLCRQLAMMSPWLQSVQISMQRFVELGYQPSLGVEQYLLDGVGDRPVLELESTEMQLALLDSLALEHQWSMVRESIRGEDREIQALITAWRSGNEKALAELMLHQLSTEGEDVLLEKLLWQRNQGMAERLLSLMGSNQAPLFVAVGAGHLAGKKSLLEYLHKAGVSSRNCWRQSCDIPPGEAN
- a CDS encoding chemotaxis protein CheD, which codes for MQGISEAYKGFEGTVRQWDERFGKVVARVDPGDFYITGADEYIFTRLGSCVAACIWDPVLGIGGLNHFLLPERKLHEDWHQLTSYSCRYGNWAMEQLINAILCVGGQRHRLQAKVFGGARMGQSSVLNVGQSNIDFVLRYLELEQIPVQAEDLGGPWPRKVMFHPNSGKVLLKHMDPERLAQLVPEENRYLDQIVDGKDQPSIELFGPDAL
- a CDS encoding methyltransferase domain-containing protein — its product is MQDQNFDKLAQKFANNIYGTPKGQIRAAVLWRDLQEQLPYFAGRKLRVLDAGGGFGFFSQKLAAMGHEVALCDISSAMLEQAKEQIAASAEPLDIQLLHCAIQELNVTELGQFDLILCHAVAEWLHDAKGTLAGLLSLLKDDGLFSLMFFNKEAMRFHALVSGNLDYVAADLQTRKKVRLSPKHPLQIADVQAWFNEWQLELRCESGVRVIHDYLKKSLPDNFDFQQLLEMELKYSRQQPYLSLGRYVHFIAHKASGPNNSIEG
- a CDS encoding MaoC/PaaZ C-terminal domain-containing protein translates to MPSLFSLYRKIFFGRKPGWDNQPLPRISVNTPGVALEPGKVADYAQVCGFEFDGKTLPPTYLYVMAFRLHAVIFTHDAITFPLLGMIHLRNRISQFRSVTLDERFDIDCRLTDSRETDSGLEFDLISRVTVAGELVWESLSTYLYRIDKPGRRARPPKAGDIQWENPSVWELGDDLGRRYARASGDYNLIHLHPLLSKRFGFDRVLAHGMWSKARCVAQLMPELGNRPCVIDVAFKLPLFMPASVCFCAEAMEQGYKFELRDQKGRRPHLCGEISLL
- a CDS encoding formate--tetrahydrofolate ligase, translating into MLKDIEISRMTPRRPIEHIATELGLRPGEFSCYGDHKAKIPLSLLERVYDYLPGKLILVTAITPTSHGEGKTVTSIGLTQALHALEHKVCACLRQPSMGPVFGVKGGAAGGGYAQIVPMEELNLHLTGDIHAITSAHNLAAAALDARLHHEQRLGAAEFSRRSGLDALNIDPEKLFWHRVMDHNDRSLRQIQVGLGNNNGPEHESGFDITAASELMAILALSRDLADMRRRVGQVLLALDTSGQAITAERLGVAGAMCAILRQALEPTLMQTLNGAPCLIHTGPFANIAHGNSSIIADEMALKLSDYVVTEGGFGSDMGFEKFCNIKAPISGRQPDCTVLVATLRALKSNAGLKGEAVSRPNQQALEQGFANLAWHLANVRRYGTPVVVAVNRFPEDTEQELEWLRQACLAEGADACELSEAFALGADGAKSLAESVLAAIGKGYGFKPLYDPSLGLEASLATLAELGYGAAGVELSAKAREQLAEIRRLGADKLPVCMAKTPMSISHDPKLKGAPSGFTLPITELRLNAGAGFVTALVGKVMTMPGLGLNPGYLHIDINEQGEVMGL